One genomic segment of Burkholderiaceae bacterium includes these proteins:
- a CDS encoding LysR family transcriptional regulator, translated as MANTTRVMLDDGWRLSLRQMAIFRAVAQSGSLRSAARQVHLTQPAVTHAVRDMEQSLGTALFVRSAKGVALTDVGAVLMRRTELVFNELRRTQDEIRELRDGTGGRLSIAFSSAAGPLLPPALLDFRARRPGVSLELHEMISAGSDPRWQSGSFDFAVVSESAVTPMDGAQSEALLEVPLRVGLRQGHALARARSLKRLHGALWVAPSYGLALLERLFAAHGLPPPPDVIACQSTQLGTQLMHRADALALMSSDMASDSRYSRGLSWLSLTETPLPHLRIYLLVRDEAALTPAARLFIDCLRRAVTARWRSGAARRPVQNGPQGAQAPDSGSSGPLAP; from the coding sequence ATGGCAAACACAACCCGAGTGATGCTCGACGACGGATGGCGCTTGAGCCTGCGGCAGATGGCCATCTTCCGCGCGGTGGCGCAGTCGGGGAGCCTGCGCTCGGCGGCGCGGCAGGTGCACCTGACGCAGCCGGCGGTCACGCATGCCGTGCGCGACATGGAGCAGAGCCTGGGCACCGCCTTGTTCGTGCGCAGCGCCAAAGGCGTCGCGCTGACGGACGTCGGGGCGGTGCTGATGCGGCGCACCGAGCTGGTCTTCAACGAGCTGCGCCGGACGCAGGATGAGATCCGGGAGCTGCGCGACGGCACCGGCGGCCGGCTGTCCATCGCCTTCAGCTCGGCCGCCGGCCCCCTGCTGCCGCCGGCGCTGCTCGATTTCCGCGCCCGCCGGCCCGGCGTGTCCCTGGAGCTGCACGAAATGATCTCCGCCGGCAGCGACCCGCGCTGGCAGTCCGGCAGCTTCGATTTCGCCGTGGTCAGCGAGAGCGCCGTCACGCCGATGGATGGCGCGCAGAGCGAGGCCTTGCTCGAGGTGCCGCTGCGGGTGGGACTGCGCCAGGGGCACGCGCTGGCGCGGGCGCGCTCCCTCAAGCGCCTGCATGGCGCGCTGTGGGTGGCGCCCAGCTACGGGCTGGCCCTGCTGGAGCGGCTGTTCGCCGCCCATGGCCTGCCGCCTCCGCCCGACGTGATCGCCTGCCAGTCGACCCAGCTGGGGACCCAGCTGATGCACCGTGCGGATGCGCTGGCGCTGATGTCCTCGGACATGGCCAGCGACAGCCGCTATTCGCGCGGCCTGAGCTGGCTGTCCCTGACCGAAACCCCCTTGCCGCATCTGCGCATCTACCTGCTGGTGCGCGACGAGGCCGCGCTGACCCCCGCGGCCCGTCTGTTCATCGACTGCCTGCGGCGGGCCGTGACGGCCCGCTGGCGCAGCGGCGCGGCACGCAGGCCCGTGCAGAACGGCCCGCAGGGTGCTCAGGCGCCGGACAGCGGCTCCAGCGGACCCCTGGCGCCATGA
- a CDS encoding DUF2817 domain-containing protein → MSTNTPAHPAWVRHCFSDNYAQARQKFIAAAGKAGARLEHHVLDNGPLGAQGEPLATDVALWGDPDARSLLIVTSGVHGAEGFCGSGCQVAWLEDEPAMSLARRQGVAVLLIHAVNPYGFSHLCRVNEDNIDLNRNFIDFGRLTDNPGYAELHDLLLPETWPPTPDNEKAIAQYIAAHGRTAFHQAISTGQSAFPDGLFFSGTAPSWSNRTLRGILRQHGAGRSRIAWIDVHTGLGRFGHGEKIHGGLPGATENLRDTRAIWGADVVAAWEGESASRQVVGHAIGALFDECPQAHGVGIAMEYGTRHDADFNVLRASHWLRRYPGRSTPEQQAQIRQTQFEASYVNDDEWHGMITGQFRTAVIQACLGLGR, encoded by the coding sequence ATGTCCACGAACACGCCCGCCCATCCCGCATGGGTCCGTCATTGCTTTTCCGACAACTACGCGCAGGCGCGCCAGAAGTTCATCGCGGCTGCTGGCAAGGCCGGCGCCCGGCTTGAGCACCACGTGCTCGACAACGGCCCCCTCGGCGCCCAGGGCGAGCCCCTGGCCACCGACGTGGCCTTGTGGGGCGACCCCGATGCCCGCTCCCTGCTGATCGTCACCTCCGGCGTGCACGGGGCCGAGGGCTTCTGCGGCTCGGGCTGCCAGGTCGCATGGCTGGAGGACGAACCCGCCATGTCCCTGGCCCGGCGCCAGGGCGTGGCGGTGCTGCTGATCCACGCCGTCAACCCCTACGGCTTCTCGCACCTGTGCCGGGTCAACGAAGACAACATCGACCTGAACCGCAACTTCATCGATTTCGGCCGCCTCACCGACAACCCCGGCTACGCCGAGCTGCACGACCTGCTGCTGCCCGAGACCTGGCCCCCCACGCCCGACAACGAGAAAGCCATCGCCCAGTACATCGCGGCGCACGGCCGGACCGCCTTCCACCAGGCCATCAGCACCGGCCAGTCGGCCTTTCCGGACGGCTTGTTCTTTTCGGGCACCGCGCCTTCCTGGAGCAACCGCACGCTGCGCGGCATCCTGCGCCAGCACGGCGCGGGGCGCAGCCGCATCGCCTGGATCGACGTGCACACCGGACTGGGCCGGTTCGGCCATGGCGAGAAAATCCACGGTGGCCTGCCGGGGGCCACGGAAAACCTGCGCGACACCCGGGCCATCTGGGGCGCCGACGTGGTGGCGGCGTGGGAGGGCGAGTCCGCCTCCCGCCAGGTGGTCGGCCACGCCATCGGCGCCCTGTTCGACGAATGCCCGCAGGCCCATGGCGTGGGCATCGCGATGGAATACGGCACCCGCCACGACGCCGATTTCAACGTGCTGCGCGCCAGCCACTGGCTGCGCCGCTATCCGGGCCGGAGCACGCCCGAGCAGCAGGCACAGATCCGGCAGACGCAGTTCGAAGCCTCC
- a CDS encoding LysR family transcriptional regulator has product MKLHQLRALVACADHRSLRAAADALALSHPAVTKTVRELEVSLGVPLVVRSAQGVTLTAHGETLCVRARQVLADLRRAEEEIHQLKGGQGGRVAIGLTSALALFAMPAVLERMRQSLPYASIEVSEWTLGTYLDRLRDGTLDFFVSPFPAVIPPDCDATELARGRLVAAARSGHPAVQATSLQALTAYEWLYPAPVVDRAQFDDVFLALGHRAPERVTACDSALLALGLMLQGDTLGLFSRPYAEHPLVRHGIRIVPVADTLPEIRLGIIHRKDIRLTPTARQCLNHIRQVMAQLPW; this is encoded by the coding sequence ATGAAGCTACATCAACTGCGCGCGCTGGTCGCCTGCGCCGACCATCGGAGCCTGCGGGCGGCCGCCGACGCCCTGGCCTTGTCCCACCCCGCGGTGACGAAGACGGTGCGGGAGCTGGAGGTATCGCTGGGGGTTCCGCTGGTGGTGCGCAGCGCGCAGGGGGTCACCCTGACGGCGCACGGAGAGACGCTGTGCGTGCGGGCGAGGCAGGTGCTGGCCGACCTGCGCCGGGCCGAGGAAGAGATCCACCAGCTCAAGGGCGGGCAGGGCGGCCGCGTGGCCATCGGCCTGACCTCGGCGCTGGCGCTGTTCGCCATGCCCGCGGTGCTGGAAAGAATGCGCCAGTCCCTGCCCTACGCCAGCATCGAGGTCTCGGAGTGGACCCTGGGGACCTACCTGGACCGCCTGCGGGACGGCACGCTCGATTTCTTCGTCTCGCCCTTTCCGGCCGTCATACCGCCGGACTGCGACGCCACGGAGCTTGCCAGGGGCCGCCTGGTGGCCGCCGCGCGCAGCGGCCACCCCGCCGTGCAGGCGACATCGCTGCAGGCACTGACGGCGTACGAATGGCTCTACCCCGCGCCGGTCGTGGACCGGGCGCAGTTCGACGACGTGTTCCTGGCGCTGGGGCACAGGGCGCCGGAGCGCGTGACCGCGTGCGATTCGGCCCTGCTGGCCCTGGGACTGATGCTGCAGGGAGACACCTTGGGCCTGTTCTCCCGGCCCTACGCCGAGCATCCGCTGGTGCGCCACGGCATCCGGATCGTGCCGGTCGCCGACACCTTGCCCGAAATCCGCCTCGGCATCATCCACAGGAAAGACATACGCCTGACGCCCACGGCGCGCCAGTGCCTGAACCACATCAGACAGGTGATGGCGCAGCTGCCCTGGTAG